A window from Mauremys reevesii isolate NIE-2019 linkage group 9, ASM1616193v1, whole genome shotgun sequence encodes these proteins:
- the LOC120371561 gene encoding diacylglycerol O-acyltransferase 2-like isoform X1 — MKTIIAAYSQNRSGSRASVQAALHTLLTVPWPSQREFRACIQLLSVLQWVLSFLLMGIVALFLLVYLVFTSFWPVSALYFAWVIFDWDAPEQGGRRSAWVRNWPVWKHFRDYFPIQLVKTHSLLPSHNYIIGAHPHGILCVGAFCNFITESTGFSEKFPGIRPFLATLAGNFRLPVFREYLMSGGLCPVTRRAIGYLLSQNGSGNAVAIVIGGAAESLSCQPGVTTLILKNRKGFVRMALQHGAHLVPAFSFGENDLFRQVVFEEDSWMRGIQKRFQKLVGFAPCVFYGRGLTSIHSRGFLPYPKPITTVIGEPVTVPRIQEPSHETVDLYHAMYIRSLLKLFNDHKAKYGLSEADELRIL; from the exons ATGAAAACAATTATTGCAGCCTATTCCCAAAATCGTAGTG GGAGCCGTGCCAGCGTTCAGGCCGCCCTGCATACTCTGCTCACCGTGCCCTGGCCCTCGCAGCGGGAGTTCCGAGCATGCATCCAGCTCCTCTCAGTTCTGCAGTGGGTCCTCAGCTTCTTGCTGATGG GAATCGTCGCCCTGTTTCTCCTCGTCTATTTGGTTTTCACCAGTTTCTGGCCAGTTTCTGCTCTATACTTTGCCTGGGTAATCTTTGACTGGGACGCACCGGAGCAAG GTGGGAGGAGGTCGGCATGGGTTCGAAACTGGCCTGTCTGGAAGCATTTCCGAGATTATTTCCCTATTCAG TTAGTGAAGACTCACAGCCTCCTCCCCAGTCACAATTATATCATTGGCGCACACCCCCATGGGATCCTCTGCGTTGGGGCCTTCTGCAACTTCATCACCGAGTCCACTGGCTTCTCTGAGAAGTTCCCCGGCATCAGACCCTTCCTGGCCACGCTGGCTGGCAACTTCCGGCTGCCGGTCTTCCGGGAGTACCTGATGAGTGGGG GCCTGTGTCCTGTGACACGCCGGGCAATAGGGTACCTGCTCTCTCAGAATGGCAGTGGGAACGCTGTGGCCATCGTGATTGGAGGTGCGGCCGAGTCGCTGTCTTGCCAGCCAGGAGTCACCACATTAATCCTCAAAAACCGCAAAGGCTTTGTTCGGATGGCACTGCAGCATGG GGCACACCTGGTTCCTGCCTTCTCCTTCGGTGAGAATGACCTCTTCCGGCAAGTGGTTTTTGAAGAGGACAGCTGGATGAGGGGCATTCAGAAGAGGTTCCAGAAGCTGGTGGGCTTTGCTCCCTGCGTCTTCTATGGACGGGGTTTAACCTCTATCCATTCCCGAGGCTTCCTGCCCTACCCGAAGCCTATCACCACTGTCA TAGGAGAACCTGTGACGGTGCCCAGGATCCAGGAGCCTAGCCACGAGACGGTGGATCTGTACCATGCTATGTACATCCGCTCCCTGCTCAAGCTCTTCAATGACCACAAAGCCAAGTATGGCCTGTCGGAGGCGGACGAGCTGAGGATCTTGTGA
- the LOC120371561 gene encoding diacylglycerol O-acyltransferase 2-like isoform X2 produces the protein MKTIIAAYSQNRSGSRASVQAALHTLLTVPWPSQREFRACIQLLSVLQWVLSFLLMGIVALFLLVYLVFTSFWPVSALYFAWVIFDWDAPEQGGRRSAWVRNWPVWKHFRDYFPIQLVKTHSLLPSHNYIIGAHPHGILCVGAFCNFITESTGFSEKFPGIRPFLATLAGNFRLPVFREYLMSGGLCPVTRRAIGYLLSQNGSGNAVAIVIGGAAESLSCQPGVTTLILKNRKGFVRMALQHGAHLVPAFSFGENDLFRQVVFEEDSWMRGIQKRFQKLVGFAPCVFYGRGLTSIHSRGFLPYPKPITTVREPVTVPRIQEPSHETVDLYHAMYIRSLLKLFNDHKAKYGLSEADELRIL, from the exons ATGAAAACAATTATTGCAGCCTATTCCCAAAATCGTAGTG GGAGCCGTGCCAGCGTTCAGGCCGCCCTGCATACTCTGCTCACCGTGCCCTGGCCCTCGCAGCGGGAGTTCCGAGCATGCATCCAGCTCCTCTCAGTTCTGCAGTGGGTCCTCAGCTTCTTGCTGATGG GAATCGTCGCCCTGTTTCTCCTCGTCTATTTGGTTTTCACCAGTTTCTGGCCAGTTTCTGCTCTATACTTTGCCTGGGTAATCTTTGACTGGGACGCACCGGAGCAAG GTGGGAGGAGGTCGGCATGGGTTCGAAACTGGCCTGTCTGGAAGCATTTCCGAGATTATTTCCCTATTCAG TTAGTGAAGACTCACAGCCTCCTCCCCAGTCACAATTATATCATTGGCGCACACCCCCATGGGATCCTCTGCGTTGGGGCCTTCTGCAACTTCATCACCGAGTCCACTGGCTTCTCTGAGAAGTTCCCCGGCATCAGACCCTTCCTGGCCACGCTGGCTGGCAACTTCCGGCTGCCGGTCTTCCGGGAGTACCTGATGAGTGGGG GCCTGTGTCCTGTGACACGCCGGGCAATAGGGTACCTGCTCTCTCAGAATGGCAGTGGGAACGCTGTGGCCATCGTGATTGGAGGTGCGGCCGAGTCGCTGTCTTGCCAGCCAGGAGTCACCACATTAATCCTCAAAAACCGCAAAGGCTTTGTTCGGATGGCACTGCAGCATGG GGCACACCTGGTTCCTGCCTTCTCCTTCGGTGAGAATGACCTCTTCCGGCAAGTGGTTTTTGAAGAGGACAGCTGGATGAGGGGCATTCAGAAGAGGTTCCAGAAGCTGGTGGGCTTTGCTCCCTGCGTCTTCTATGGACGGGGTTTAACCTCTATCCATTCCCGAGGCTTCCTGCCCTACCCGAAGCCTATCACCACTGTCA GAGAACCTGTGACGGTGCCCAGGATCCAGGAGCCTAGCCACGAGACGGTGGATCTGTACCATGCTATGTACATCCGCTCCCTGCTCAAGCTCTTCAATGACCACAAAGCCAAGTATGGCCTGTCGGAGGCGGACGAGCTGAGGATCTTGTGA
- the LOC120371561 gene encoding diacylglycerol O-acyltransferase 2-like isoform X3, producing MKTIIAAYSQNRSGSRASVQAALHTLLTVPWPSQREFRACIQLLSVLQWVLSFLLMGGRRSAWVRNWPVWKHFRDYFPIQLVKTHSLLPSHNYIIGAHPHGILCVGAFCNFITESTGFSEKFPGIRPFLATLAGNFRLPVFREYLMSGGLCPVTRRAIGYLLSQNGSGNAVAIVIGGAAESLSCQPGVTTLILKNRKGFVRMALQHGAHLVPAFSFGENDLFRQVVFEEDSWMRGIQKRFQKLVGFAPCVFYGRGLTSIHSRGFLPYPKPITTVIGEPVTVPRIQEPSHETVDLYHAMYIRSLLKLFNDHKAKYGLSEADELRIL from the exons ATGAAAACAATTATTGCAGCCTATTCCCAAAATCGTAGTG GGAGCCGTGCCAGCGTTCAGGCCGCCCTGCATACTCTGCTCACCGTGCCCTGGCCCTCGCAGCGGGAGTTCCGAGCATGCATCCAGCTCCTCTCAGTTCTGCAGTGGGTCCTCAGCTTCTTGCTGATGG GTGGGAGGAGGTCGGCATGGGTTCGAAACTGGCCTGTCTGGAAGCATTTCCGAGATTATTTCCCTATTCAG TTAGTGAAGACTCACAGCCTCCTCCCCAGTCACAATTATATCATTGGCGCACACCCCCATGGGATCCTCTGCGTTGGGGCCTTCTGCAACTTCATCACCGAGTCCACTGGCTTCTCTGAGAAGTTCCCCGGCATCAGACCCTTCCTGGCCACGCTGGCTGGCAACTTCCGGCTGCCGGTCTTCCGGGAGTACCTGATGAGTGGGG GCCTGTGTCCTGTGACACGCCGGGCAATAGGGTACCTGCTCTCTCAGAATGGCAGTGGGAACGCTGTGGCCATCGTGATTGGAGGTGCGGCCGAGTCGCTGTCTTGCCAGCCAGGAGTCACCACATTAATCCTCAAAAACCGCAAAGGCTTTGTTCGGATGGCACTGCAGCATGG GGCACACCTGGTTCCTGCCTTCTCCTTCGGTGAGAATGACCTCTTCCGGCAAGTGGTTTTTGAAGAGGACAGCTGGATGAGGGGCATTCAGAAGAGGTTCCAGAAGCTGGTGGGCTTTGCTCCCTGCGTCTTCTATGGACGGGGTTTAACCTCTATCCATTCCCGAGGCTTCCTGCCCTACCCGAAGCCTATCACCACTGTCA TAGGAGAACCTGTGACGGTGCCCAGGATCCAGGAGCCTAGCCACGAGACGGTGGATCTGTACCATGCTATGTACATCCGCTCCCTGCTCAAGCTCTTCAATGACCACAAAGCCAAGTATGGCCTGTCGGAGGCGGACGAGCTGAGGATCTTGTGA
- the IGBP1 gene encoding immunoglobulin-binding protein 1 isoform X2, whose translation MAARAAETPPRLPELLESGWRLLEEVDASTEPSSGAPALQDKVRRGLDLLQQAARGVAQLDLFSQNEDLEEIASADLKYLLLPALLGALTMKQVNLSKRLDHVQSARAHFMDFLKLCKNYQIGKFHLPPTPESPNENEPTESTSGAGPAGRQSSLVAMASSRQAKIERYKQKKEVENKLASMKAFVESGQAEEEQIREFYILQIQKWITTSLEEIESIDQEMVILRGRNALKQASAPPQTSQHPRTAMKPFILTRDAMQAKVLGAGYPSLATMTVNDWYEQRCKQGIMPDKGRPLTTADLSEEELQKEQQEKKVEEDDEETLQKTRAWEDWKDTHPKGYGNRKNMG comes from the exons ATGGCGGCGCGGGCAGCAGAGACGCCACCGCGTCTCCCCGAACTGCTGGAATCGGGCTGGCGGCTCTTGGAGGAGGTGGACGCCAGTACCGAGCCCTCCTCGGGGGCCCCGGCGCTCCAGGACAAGGTCCGGCGGGGGCTCGacctcctgcagcaggcagcccgcGGCGTAGCGCAGCTCGACCTCTTCAG CCAAAACGAAGACCTGGAGGAGATTGCATCTGCTGACCTGAAGTATCTGCTGTTACCTGCTTTGTTGGGAGCCCTCACCATGAAACAGGTCAATCTTAGCAAGCGGTTGGATCATGTGCAGAGTGCTCGTGCCCACTTCATGGACTTCCTGAAGCTCTGCAAGAATTACCAGATTGGCAAGTTCCACCTTCCACCAACGCCAGAGAGTCCTAATGAAAATGAGCCTACAGAGAGTACTTCTGGGGCTGGCCCAGCTGGCAGACAGTCCAGTCTGGTGGCCATGGCATCTAGTAGACAAGCAAAAATTGAAAG ATATAAGCAGAAGAAGGAGGTGGAGAACAAGTTGGCCTCCATGAAAGCTTTTGTGGAGAGTGGCCAGGCAGAGGAGGAACAGATACGGGAATTCTACATTCTGCAAATCCAGAAGTGGATCACAACAAGCCTGGAGGAAATAGAGAGCATTGACCAGGAAATGGTGATTTTGAGAGGAAGGAATGCACTAAAACAG GCTTCAGCACCTCCTCAGACTTCTCAGCATCCCAGGACTGCAATGAAACCTTTCATTCTCACCCGAGACGCCATGCAGGCTAA GGTGTTAGGAGCTGGCTATCCTAGCCTGGCAACGATGACAGTAAATGATTGGTACGAACAGCGCTGTAAACAGGGCATCATGCCTGACAAAGGCAGACCCCTAACAACAGCAG ATCTTTCTGAAGAGGAGCtgcagaaagagcagcaggaGAAGAAGGTGGAAGAGGACGATGAGGAAACTCTACAGAAAACTCGAGCCTGGGAGGACTGGAAAGACACACACCCAAAGGGATATGGGAACCGAAAGAACATGGGCTGA
- the IGBP1 gene encoding immunoglobulin-binding protein 1 isoform X1: protein MAARAAETPPRLPELLESGWRLLEEVDASTEPSSGAPALQDKVRRGLDLLQQAARGVAQLDLFSQNEDLEEIASADLKYLLLPALLGALTMKQVNLSKRLDHVQSARAHFMDFLKLCKNYQIGKFHLPPTPESPNENEPTESTSGAGPAGRQSSLVAMASSRQAKIERYKQKKEVENKLASMKAFVESGQAEEEQIREFYILQIQKWITTSLEEIESIDQEMVILRGRNALKQASAPPQTSQHPRTAMKPFILTRDAMQAKVLGAGYPSLATMTVNDWYEQRCKQGIMPDKGRPLTTAADLSEEELQKEQQEKKVEEDDEETLQKTRAWEDWKDTHPKGYGNRKNMG, encoded by the exons ATGGCGGCGCGGGCAGCAGAGACGCCACCGCGTCTCCCCGAACTGCTGGAATCGGGCTGGCGGCTCTTGGAGGAGGTGGACGCCAGTACCGAGCCCTCCTCGGGGGCCCCGGCGCTCCAGGACAAGGTCCGGCGGGGGCTCGacctcctgcagcaggcagcccgcGGCGTAGCGCAGCTCGACCTCTTCAG CCAAAACGAAGACCTGGAGGAGATTGCATCTGCTGACCTGAAGTATCTGCTGTTACCTGCTTTGTTGGGAGCCCTCACCATGAAACAGGTCAATCTTAGCAAGCGGTTGGATCATGTGCAGAGTGCTCGTGCCCACTTCATGGACTTCCTGAAGCTCTGCAAGAATTACCAGATTGGCAAGTTCCACCTTCCACCAACGCCAGAGAGTCCTAATGAAAATGAGCCTACAGAGAGTACTTCTGGGGCTGGCCCAGCTGGCAGACAGTCCAGTCTGGTGGCCATGGCATCTAGTAGACAAGCAAAAATTGAAAG ATATAAGCAGAAGAAGGAGGTGGAGAACAAGTTGGCCTCCATGAAAGCTTTTGTGGAGAGTGGCCAGGCAGAGGAGGAACAGATACGGGAATTCTACATTCTGCAAATCCAGAAGTGGATCACAACAAGCCTGGAGGAAATAGAGAGCATTGACCAGGAAATGGTGATTTTGAGAGGAAGGAATGCACTAAAACAG GCTTCAGCACCTCCTCAGACTTCTCAGCATCCCAGGACTGCAATGAAACCTTTCATTCTCACCCGAGACGCCATGCAGGCTAA GGTGTTAGGAGCTGGCTATCCTAGCCTGGCAACGATGACAGTAAATGATTGGTACGAACAGCGCTGTAAACAGGGCATCATGCCTGACAAAGGCAGACCCCTAACAACAGCAG CAGATCTTTCTGAAGAGGAGCtgcagaaagagcagcaggaGAAGAAGGTGGAAGAGGACGATGAGGAAACTCTACAGAAAACTCGAGCCTGGGAGGACTGGAAAGACACACACCCAAAGGGATATGGGAACCGAAAGAACATGGGCTGA
- the IGBP1 gene encoding immunoglobulin-binding protein 1 isoform X3 — MSPIGSSSLTPGLWLGQNEDLEEIASADLKYLLLPALLGALTMKQVNLSKRLDHVQSARAHFMDFLKLCKNYQIGKFHLPPTPESPNENEPTESTSGAGPAGRQSSLVAMASSRQAKIERYKQKKEVENKLASMKAFVESGQAEEEQIREFYILQIQKWITTSLEEIESIDQEMVILRGRNALKQASAPPQTSQHPRTAMKPFILTRDAMQAKVLGAGYPSLATMTVNDWYEQRCKQGIMPDKGRPLTTAADLSEEELQKEQQEKKVEEDDEETLQKTRAWEDWKDTHPKGYGNRKNMG; from the exons ATGTCCCCGATAGGAAGCAGCTCCCTTACACCGGGACTCTGGCTGGG CCAAAACGAAGACCTGGAGGAGATTGCATCTGCTGACCTGAAGTATCTGCTGTTACCTGCTTTGTTGGGAGCCCTCACCATGAAACAGGTCAATCTTAGCAAGCGGTTGGATCATGTGCAGAGTGCTCGTGCCCACTTCATGGACTTCCTGAAGCTCTGCAAGAATTACCAGATTGGCAAGTTCCACCTTCCACCAACGCCAGAGAGTCCTAATGAAAATGAGCCTACAGAGAGTACTTCTGGGGCTGGCCCAGCTGGCAGACAGTCCAGTCTGGTGGCCATGGCATCTAGTAGACAAGCAAAAATTGAAAG ATATAAGCAGAAGAAGGAGGTGGAGAACAAGTTGGCCTCCATGAAAGCTTTTGTGGAGAGTGGCCAGGCAGAGGAGGAACAGATACGGGAATTCTACATTCTGCAAATCCAGAAGTGGATCACAACAAGCCTGGAGGAAATAGAGAGCATTGACCAGGAAATGGTGATTTTGAGAGGAAGGAATGCACTAAAACAG GCTTCAGCACCTCCTCAGACTTCTCAGCATCCCAGGACTGCAATGAAACCTTTCATTCTCACCCGAGACGCCATGCAGGCTAA GGTGTTAGGAGCTGGCTATCCTAGCCTGGCAACGATGACAGTAAATGATTGGTACGAACAGCGCTGTAAACAGGGCATCATGCCTGACAAAGGCAGACCCCTAACAACAGCAG CAGATCTTTCTGAAGAGGAGCtgcagaaagagcagcaggaGAAGAAGGTGGAAGAGGACGATGAGGAAACTCTACAGAAAACTCGAGCCTGGGAGGACTGGAAAGACACACACCCAAAGGGATATGGGAACCGAAAGAACATGGGCTGA